Part of the Vigna angularis cultivar LongXiaoDou No.4 chromosome 1, ASM1680809v1, whole genome shotgun sequence genome, AATAAATACGTTTAtgaccgaacgaccttacaacaatacttaataatttaaactttacaaaatctACAGTCTAGACCAAACGATTTCCAAAACGATGCTTATACCGAACGGTTATACAAAATGAAAGTCTCTAATTATCGAACGGTCTTAAAGTTCAGCCTTaacctccacttcttccaaggCTTCTTCCAGTAAGCACTcttccccttctgctcacattcactggatgatcattgcaacaggaatAACAACCGAACGAACAATACAGACACGATAgcaaatagggtaagcttatgtaatttaataaattcagtaaaacatatatttcatataaaactGATATACATCAATAAGTCAATCATGCAATCATCCAATCATACATTTCCAACCAAAATTATACGTCAATGCATGTAATAACCgaccactttactctgactgtccggactgtatgaattctatataactacgacgtttttgcacccgggtgatgtaatagttgggatgccctcaacagctgccacctgaggttagtctgttctgtccaagttcaccttatggactagagtctcctgtcattctcacacatgacttacttctctctacttgagaatgagtaatcacagaatatcaggataaacgccagctaagcataaccacaatcatactctaccattcaataactaatcatgagatattcctccctggaatactctttcattaCCATACTATTTCcttcatatcacattttaaatgCCATCATATTTATTCATCAATACAATCGAACTGAACCAATAGAAACAAATCCCATCTTAAACCAAAATTGAACAATAACATCCACCCCAGAGACAAAACCGAACGATTTGAATACTTTTTAGACTAACACAACCGaacacttagtgtaagactgagcGGTCTTCCACTTATATATAgaacaggaccgaacggtccattgTAGATAAGACTCATCATAAGCCGAACACTCGTGATAATATTTGGACGTTTACTGGTTACTCAACAGTTACTACAGAACAGTATTTTAAAAGATAGAACTCCTAAGAATGTACCGAATACTAAAGAATACATATAATTTAGACTTAACAGAAATCATAATAACTTTTGATGGAACCTGAGAACTTAAACCGAACCCTACAAGCTTTAACTGAATACTATTGACTTGGACCGAACACTCTTAGTTCAAATATAGTACAAAATGAAGTATAATAACAATACCGAACGCTTGGTTCAAGACCAACCACTACTAAGACTGAGCGCTTGGttcaagaccgaacactactgaACTTATATCAAAatgaaggaatatatatatatatatatatatatatatatatatatatatatatatatatatatatatataattacacaaCACTTATTTTCAATAAAGGATAAAGATAACATCTACAACTTTAAGTATTAtagaatacattaactaaacttATTAGGGAGCATAAAGAGGAAACtatacttagaccgaacgcttattTACAAGTATACTAAGAGAAAatcgatcggtcattaactgaaattctccacagaagaagaatccagTCCAGACCGAATATCCAAGgataaaccgaacggtcaataatgACTCTCGGTAACAACACAAAATTACACAGCATACTGCAGACTTAAAATCAAAACCCTATATCAATCCAGTTTCTCATCATTTAACTCATACACTCATACAGTCAAACATGCAGTAACAACAATACTTCATTTTCATCCAATGATCAGCAAACATGCAaccatttaaaacaaaaatcataatcaagttatataagcttcccttacctcgaaaCCCAAAAACCTGCTATGCTACTACAGTATTGTTTACACTATCCAAACCTTTATAACCTCCTATAACTTCTGATCAGCGGATAGAAACCCCAAAAcgaaaacaaagacaaaaactagATTCAGATAAGAGTTTGATGAATACATGCAAACTGAACAGTACTTGCATGTCACAGAATAATACATAAATCCTAAAAGGACGAAGGGATTCAACTTACTAGCTCCAAACAACAACTTGATCAGCTTAAAAGAGAGAGTTTAACACCAACAATATTCAGGTGCTGCCTGAATGATGGTcggagaaaaagaaaggtaagAATTgatagagagaagatgaagattgtagagagaatgaggagaaaaaCTCAGAAAGTTTTGAAGAGAGATAAGATGCATGCAGAAGTGGctcaaacttttaaaaaaatttcttatatattacCCACAACAGACCGATCGACCACTCAGCCATGTACACCTGTCTTTCACTTTCtgaaattttaaatcttttctcCTACATCTGCTTCCACTAACTTGGGGTTTTTAAGGATTCTGACAATTTATTATGTTATGTTGTATAcctataattaatatatatatatatatatatatatatatatatatatatattaattttataggtATACCAATGGTACACTAACTCTACAAAACTCTTAAACGCCTTATGACAAAATAATCTCGCTAGTTAGAACAAGCTTTTATACaagtaaaaaatgatttatactcatttttcgttttttaactaaatatctTATCCTAGTCTACCAAAGTCTATGGACTCAATCTCTTTCCAAGCTATATCTAACAATGCTCTCAAGATACAAAGATCTTTTAGCATTGTTTTCGAAACAAAAATGAtgacataattaattaaaatagaaaagaaactCTTGTAAATCAATTTACCATTTCAGTTATCAAAAGAATTTGATCGAACAGTTGACtaagaaaggagaaaaatacaggtaagaaataaaatagaaacagCTTTTAACCTATAGAACAAATCTAtcgtttgaaatttaaaatacagaaaaatgaACGAATTCAACGGAGAACAAGGAAAAAAGTTTGCACCTTCTTCCtgtaaagaaatatatatatatatatatatatatatatatatatatatatatatatatatatatatatatatatatattttaaaaaacacagttttaattgaaaaaaaaacagcaaTAAAGAAACTATTAAATGCTTGTAGGAagttaaattaaacatattaaaaataatatatttaaatttattttacagaagaaataaatgaataaattaatgctttctttcttttcctgaTTGACTGAATTTTGATGAcgaagaaaaattacaaaaagtttcTCAAACCACCACCAAAGACTGAAACGTTGACAGGTAGCATAGTGAGGGGAAATTGTGAGGGTAAAAGAAGAAGCAGAAAGGTGACACGGGGATGGCTCTTGGAACATTTTTTCAATTATGCTCCATGTCAGCAGCACACTTCAAATGCGTTTCTGAAACAAACGCGTCCATTTCTATATAAGTGAAATCAACGTAAAAGAGAATTCCTATGATAATCGAAACTCTACGTTTGTAAGACAAACCTGATCGCTTGTGTTTTATAAATGAAGTAGTCTCAGCCTTCACTGTTCAGTGTTCAAATCTGTAACAGTTTAGACACAGAGTGAGAGAAATTGCGTGACAGACCAAGTGAACAAAGCTGTCAACTTTTTCGCTGCTCAGTGCCTTTGTTTCAGCAGATCCAGTGGGTATATCCTcttcatcttttctcttttgtttttttagaaaTGGGTTTATGATTTGTGCTGGATCTATTTGTATCAGACCAATTTTGCATGTTTTATTTTCGTTGATCTGAACATTCTTTGTGTCTTAAAAGATCCGATTTTACGGACAGAAAAGAGATCTGATTTTTAATTCTCTGTAAATTGATTTGCCCTTCGCCGTTTGGTATTTCAGGTTGATGGttgtgaaaaatgtttttttaaagcaaaattaaaatttatggcTGAGTAAAGGGTGCTCTGATTCTTATAGATCAAAActgtatttcaaaaataaaattaagatcaTACCACTCTTATtacttttgtattttaattttaccttttattttactaaatcagttttttttctttaagataagatatttttctattaatggtatactttttaaaattataaaattcagagTGAGTCTATGATTttaagttaagaatttagaCAATTTGGGTTGGTTTCCAAATTTTGTGTGGTCGGAGAGAGAAGGAATCTTTAATCTCAATtctcaattttatatttcagcttttacaaaattaataaaaatgtcagaagaaaaaaatttggtCAGTGAATTAAACTACAATTAAACGAGATTGGAATAGAAAAAAGTTGGTATGTTATAAATGAGATTTGGATTATTACTATAGTACAAATGAGTGACCTCTTTTGTGTCCTTAACATCGTATGTGGTTTATaagaaatatatgttatttacgtgagaaccttttttttttcttgcgaGCAAAAAAGAACTATATTTCATATAAACTTTTAGTTGGGAATTTCTATATCCATAACCTGTGACAGCTTCAATTATTGTATCACTAAATGAATGATTTATAAATAGatgtcaatatatatatatatatatatatatatatatatatatatatatatatatatatatatatatatatatataaatagatgtcaatatatattttataaatatatatggcAGTTTAGGCATAATTGTTATTATACTAATGACATTCACTTGAAACATAATGGGAAAACTTGACTTTGGTATAAGATGATTGATAGTATGTTCTTTGGGAATTGATCAGGTTTACAGTGAGCCAGTTTACTTTGAGTATACGACCTTGAGAAGTGAATTTAGCGATGAACCCTCATGTTGAAGGTGGGTCAGCTGGACAAGCTAATGCAAGCAATCAAAATTATTGTAGGCATCACCTTTCTAGTGAAACACAGGAGACGCTGCTTCCCTTATTTCCCCTCTTTGCTACTGAGGAAGGGTTTCCTGAGCCAGAAGTGAATCTTCCTCAACAAGGTGGCAACAACATTGGTGCCACAACTGATGTTCCACTTGAGGAAACCCCTAATGTTGTAGCACCGGAATCAAACATTTTCTCTTCAAGGCCCCTTGCTGGAAATCCTCTGGAAAATGTAGACTTGTGTCTGAACATTGGTTTCAGCCGTCAGGCTGCAGCAATATCTTCTGCTGTGATTCCAAGTTCAAATCTTGCACGTAGCGTGCATGGAAGCAACTCAAACTCCGTGAGCATTCCAAGAAAAAGAGGTTCTGGAGAATTTCATCGGGGTGAAAGTTCAAACATGGGTGAAGGGACAGGAGAGGTCAAAAGACTTGCTACTGAGTCTCAGGTGAGAGCTAACAACAATGTGAACCCGTCACCACCATCACTTTCTTTGGTGCAACAAGAGTATCAATTCCTCCGTGGCCCCCATGTTAATCCAAACAATGAAGGGACACCTTTTCCTTCACCCAATACCCCTGACGGGATGACTAATACTGATGATGAAAGAAGAGGTTATCATGCTCCGATACCAAGTCACGCGAGTTTGCCTTTCAACGGAGCCTCATCACATTCCCAACTGTTTCCTCTGCAACCCTCACATTCCGTTCGGCCTCTATCCCTTCTCAGTAGTTCATTCATGTCCAGTTCTATCCCCAACCTTAACAACCCAACTGTGCCGAATGCTCCTCACTTAATATCCTCTCCGTGTCCTCACGCTAGAATCGATAATATGATTCCATTTTTTGAACATAGAAATGACATGTTTGGTCCTCTAGTTACATCCACTTATCGACCAAACGGGTCTTACGTTGATAGTGATCGAGAGACTACTAGAAGGGCTCTCCTTTATGGTCTCCGTCAGTTCGAAGCCCCGGAATCGGAACCACTGCAATTACTACCTGGAATTATGGGCAATGGTGACAGAGTTAGTAATGCTGGAGCCAATACGTACCACCCTCTGAGTGATTATAGCGCTACAGCTTGGTTTCTTCCACAGGGCTCACGAGGAACGAACCATTCTGCTCCAGCAAGTAGTTCTGGCACTCAGAATCATCATAGGCCAATACCACAATTTCCTTCTCTTGAATCACTAAGGGAGCTTCCATCTGAGGTATGCTCAATTCCTTTTACCTTCACATAATTAAgtaatacaaatattattattattgttattatatccATATATGAATGTGGGatcaatataaattttggtGATAAAATACATGTAAATTTGGTGGCTTTAtagttgtaattaaaaaaaaaaaagagttacaACTGTTGATCCTCATCTATACTTGGCTCTGTCAATGTATTTATTTACATCCATATATACCACAAACATGCATGGGTCAGACACTTCTACAAAAAATTTATGACTTTTCTTATCATTGTGCTGACAAAAAAACTTTTCTTATCATTGTATATTGCTATTATTATATCTTTAgttcattatttttctcttttaacgTGTTGAATACTAGGAATGGATATGTCTATCCctgttatatattattgttgaaGTTCTTTCTGAATATTGCTAgataatttagttaaataatCAGTGGAAAATGGTTCTTGAAGTGGCATATGTGTCTAAGAAtgataaattttcttataagtTCTTTGAATTTGTTGTGGACATTGTGTATGAGTTATGTGACGGAACGTaaagaaacatattttaatagtaGATATTCATGCAATGGTTTGTAGCAATGTGGATACTATCGAAAACAATGCATACTAGTTCGACTATTATGACCAGATGAGAATCTACGAACGCTTGTtgaaaaatttgtaaatagGAAAGATAAGAACATTAATCTCCATTAACTAGtgtcatttcttttatttccttcAGTCCAAAACAATTCTTGCACTATTAAAGTGAACAAAACTTTGATACACATTAAAGCGGTATACTTTTGAAGTATGctttaagttgaaaattttatcactCTTTGTTTCGCGGTTTGATGCataaattgttgtttgtttACCTTTCGTTGATAACTAATTTAGCTTTCACATAGTGAACTgtttggaattttatttttcatacagTTTCGATCTCTCCTTCATTCTCTTAGAGATGGTCGCGGTGGTAGATTTTCATATTCTTACACTCAAATTCTATATAGACGATGATGCCTTATAATGATTTAACCTAGCAAATTTCAATCatttattttctgaaaataacttttgaaaagtTCCTACAACTTATGTTTAGTCTGAAAGGAAGCAATGCATTTTGAGTTCTATCTAAAAAGTATTATTTGACGCAGATTGAGCACCCTGGAGTATTTGGGACGTCGCAAGCATTCACGGGACTAAGTCTGGAAACGATAATGCAGTTCATGGAGCGTGAAATTTTCTTGGTTGATGAAGATGTCTCAGAAGAAACTAAAGAAAGATGCCCCGTCTGTCTGGTCAGCTACTATTTCATTCATTCTtatcttcttcattcatcatGTTTTCATAACTCTtatgtattaatttttgttttacaacATGTTTTTCCATCTATAGGAAGAATTTTGCAGGGGAGAGGATATTGGGAAGCTGAATTCGTGTGTTCACAAGTTTCACTTTGATTGCATTAAAGAGTGGCTCATGCAGAGGAATCTTTGCCCCGTCTGCAGAAGAACCGCGCTGGAAAGGCCTAATGACCCAAGTCTACTATATATACTTAATAATTGAAAAGCGAGAATTACATATTATCAGCTTTtactactttttttataataaataatcatcACTATAGTAAGTATAGTTACATGGACACCTAAATAGTATTTATCATATTCCAGacatatataatgttttacaactgaacaaatactttccaaattttatatatttggtatataggatatatatatatatatatatatatatatatatatatatatatatatatatatatatatatatatatatatatataattttaattacctATTTAATAGTTTTGATTTCAAATTTCGTTCTCTATCCCATATATTACTTAGGTAATCTTAACCCGCAAGCCCCACTATTTGAAAAAGGAAGCTTcaatattaatcatatttagACTTATAAATTGTCTTAACCACCCTCCTTTGtcgaaaagaaaaattagagatTCTAAATATTTTACCCTAAAATCTCtacattttcttaaaatctAGTGGAAAAATGACACTTTATAAGGtacaaaaatgatatattataacGAAGTTACCGGAGACAGAGTTCTGGACGATATAATAGGGCGGAATGTATTATGACGTAGAagtttttgtacgttataatatgtgatctactattacgtatatatttttgtacgttatactATGTcatatattattacatatatatttttgtacgttataatatgtgatcaacATATAATAATGTACATTGTTTAGTAcgtcataatatatgttttttttaaaaaaaattgaaaattacatttgacctccaatgaaattataataatattcttctattatcatctcatccaatcaatttataatcaatataacttcaaaataacaaattcaatggaactaacaaaatagaattcatttcaaacattaaattgtctaataatatttaatacatcatttatacatgaaactatatattaaatccaaatattacattaatgtacaTACACTATTGAATTGTAGCAaagtttctactaacacttaaaaaaGAAGAACATCGGTTTCTTCTCTTACATTAGGTGTGATTATTTGCATCTTCTTCCTAGAAAGAGATGTAACACAaagtttctactaacacttaaaataaaagaatctcgattttttctattaatagaTTTGCCCTGACCAATTCGGTATTTAGGGCTTTTGTTtgtcaaaaattattttttgaagcAAAATAGTGCAAAGGGTACTCTAATTCTTATAGATCAAAATTGTATTtctaaaatttgagaaattgCATAACAGAAGCATACAACCAATATAATCTTTCTACTGCGCAACAACACTAACAAACCTAGCCTAAGAAAATACTTGCCAAAAATTTCAAGATTTGTGTAAATACTTTTGTTATATCTACGATTTGAATTAACACATTGGAGATATCTATTAAGTAAAGGGCAAAACCGGTAAACCACATAAAGTTTTAAACGtaatattaaaactttataCTACGCTTTTGGTAAGAGAGAGAAACACACGCACAACCTTCTGAGagttagagagaaggcagagaaagcCACCCTCAGAGCTAGGGTTTCGTACCCCACACTGGCCGGAGAAGCACACAGCAGACCGGAGCAAATGGAGCACACACAAAGAGAAGAACAGAAACACTCACAAGGTACTGAATCTCAACAATTTTtcattaacaaattttgaaatgatttaCAGTATTTATAAGCATGAAATAAactgtttttctgttttgtttacATTCTAACACTCCTCCTAAACAAAACATTGAAAGAAACCCTGATTAAACGAAAAACCCCTCTTTTCCACCGATTGAATCGGTGAAAACTCCATCTTCTTTGATTTTTAGCAATTTCAACCGACTAAAATCGGTAAAAACACCTCCTTTCGAGCACACACatttttcaccgattaaaaccGGAGAAAACTCCTCCTAGATCGATCTTCCTCTCTCAGATGAAAACCCTAAGTTTTCAACTCCTTTCTGTTGTGATCTTCGATGATCTCAGCTTGCACCATCCCGATCTGCTTTCTGAGTTTCAGAAAGCGTTCACCTTTAAGGGCTTTGGTGAGTATATCTGCTAGTTGATCTTCGGATCTGCAGTGTACAACCTCCAGTTTCCCGCTGCTGACCTATTCCCTGATATAGTGGAATCTGGTCTCGATATGTTTGCTCCTACCGTGAGATGTAGGATGGTTAGCAAGATCTATGGCTGACTTGTTGTCAACCAGTAGTCTTACCTTCTTCTCAGATAGTTCAATCTTCAGTCCTTCTAACAAGAATCTCAGCCAAGTTGCTTGACAAGTAGCTTCACAGGAAGCTATGTATTCTGCCTCACAAGATGACAAGGCAACCACTGGTTCCTTTCTAGAACTCCAGGAAATAGGATATCCTTCCATAAAGAAAATATACCCTGCCGTGCTCCTTTTGTCTGTCTTATCTCCACACCAATCTGCATCTGAGTAAGAAGTAATTTGTACTTCTTCTCCAGTCTCTCCTCTTCTCAGCAGAATTCCATACGAGTGTGTACCCTTTAAGTACCTCAGTATCCGTTTGACAGCATTCAAATGTGATACTCTAGGGCACTCCATGTATCTGCTTATCACTCCAACACTATAGCTCAAATCAGGCCTGGTGTTGTAGAGATATCTAAGACATCCAACCATTTTCATGTATGTTGTTGGATCAACAGCTTCCTCTTTTGGCTATTTCTCAAGCCTTAATCCTACTTCTGCAGGAGTGCTAGCAGCATTACAATCACTCATCTCATACTTCTTTAGTAGATCTAGGACATACCTGGACTGATGCATAACTATTCCACTCTCAATCTTGGTAAACTCAATTCCAAGAAAATAACTGAGTCTTCCAAGGTCACTCATTTCAAACTCCCTTTGCATTTCAACTTTGAAGACTGAAATCAATTCTTCACAACTTCCAGTAACTAACAGTTCATCCACATATAGACACACAATCAACTTCTCTGTTCTGCCTTTATGCTGACAACACTGTACATATACCCTGTGTtctgaaacacatttttcaaagCCAATACTGCCCATGAACCCATCAATCCTCCGGTTCCAGGCCCTTGGAGCCTGCTTAAGCCCATAGAGAGCTTTCCTCAGCCTATACACCTTGTCCAGCTGCTTCTTGACTTCAAAACCCTGTGGTTGCACAACATATACCTCCTCCTCCAGTCTTCCATTTAGGAAGGCTGACTTCACATCAAGCTGGTGTAAAGACCAGCAAAATTTAGTGGCCAGAGACACCACTAATCTGATAGTTTCAACCCTTGCCACAGGAGCAAATACCTTACCATAATCAACTCCAGCTTTCTGTAGGAATAtcttgttaccaatgaggagcattggtatcttgaagctACTGTGAAATTttaatgatgataaaagctgaagaattgaagactctaaatgcatctttgttaaacgcattttgtagaaacaaatgtataggataaaatgtaatgttgtaaaaactcttagaagttttcgtatttagtgagtcattgcacaaataatcgattatcaagaggAATAATGGATTATCACGAGCCAGTTTAGAAAAGAGTTGcttgcgcaaataatcgattattacacagaataatcgattatcactgtttCATTTAATTCTGTCCAAAGtctctagaataatcgattattgctcaggataatcgattatcacttttttgaaaacgcCATAACGGatacaaataatcgattatcacttatgataatcgattatcagtggcaggttggagatgtcttttcagtttttgaccctgcacgaaactaggcttataaatagaggtcttcacagctcttagaaaagaacttttcaattgagagtattagagctttgtgcctaagggaagttctctgtgagtgaaaaggatctatgccattttgagaatacagtttgtctgaggaagttctcaaagtgatagagtgctcttgtctggtcttgtgaataggagaagctcgcgctttgtgtgtcaaaggtcggagcagttctcttcaagttgacagAGTTGTTTCCGGTTCGtgcgtcgaaggaagctcttccggttcgtttgtcgaaggaaggtgttttctattctttgctcatttcatttatcttgtaatttgtacaactatatttttagtgaaaaaaggttaatcactatttatagtgattaacgactggacgtagaatcttttgattcgaaccaggataaaaattttgtgttgattttcttgatccataaactcttagcacatcaactattcgataaaagttcgctaagaaaatcaatttttgaaaccgactattttaacttgtgttgtgatcgttacacgctttccgctatctatattttatttcgctgcgcgactctataacggtaccgattatTCCGACATCTCTTAGCAACCAGCCGTGCCTTGTACCTCACAACAATGCCTGTGGGTTTTTTTTGACTTGTAAACCCACTTTAATGCTATGGGTTTCTTTCCAAAGGGTAATTCAACCAGCTCCCAGGTCTGATTCTTCTCTATGGAATCAATCTCCTCCTCCATGGCTTTATGCCATCTCTCATCTTTAACAGCTTCTTCAAATTCTATTGGTTCAGCCTCTGCAATTAGAGCATAATGAACACACTGTCCATCTGCTGTTAGAGTAGCTTCATAGGACAACTCATAGTCCCTCAAATGTACTGGCAGCTGTGGGGTTCTGGATGATCTTCTCTTTCTGCCATTCCCACTATTCTCTTCTGTTTCAACTACAGCAGTGATCTCCTCCAGAGAAATGGTTGGTGATTCCTGCTTAGTTGCTTTCCACTGCCAAATCTCACTCTCATCAACAACTACATCCCTGCTGATACATGTTGTCCCTGATGCAGGGTCATACAGCTTGTATCCTCCAGTAGGATTATAGCCTACAAGAATTAGTGGTACACCTTTGTCATCCAGCTTTCTCCTCAGTTGATTTGGTATGCTTGTAGCATATGGATCCAAAAATTTTCAGATGTTTGACATCTGGTTTCACCCCTGTCCATGCCTCTTCAGGTGTCAAACCAACAAGTCTCTTTGTTGGAGACAAATTCAGAATATAAGTGGCTGTCACCACAGCGTCTCCCCAAAGAAAATTAGGTAACCCTTTGCTCTTTAACATACACCTCACCATGTTCAACAGAGTTCTATTCTTCCTCTCTGCTGCACCATTATGTTGTGGTGTATATGGAGGGGTAACCTCATGCACAATCCcttcattttcacaaaatattttgaattcaGTGGAGATATATTCTCCACCTCCATCTGTCCTCAAGACCTTGATCTTCTGCCCACACTACTTCTCAACCAgccttttaaatatttgaaataccTGCAACACTTCTCCTTTCCTTTTGATTAAGTACACCCAACATTTTCTGGTGTAGTCATCAataaataacagaaaatatctACTACCTCCTGGTGTCTCAACTTGTATAGGCCCACAAACATCAGAATAAACCACTCCTAGTCTTTCTACAGATCTCTGGGgtagatttttctgaaaattgcCCCTTGTTTGCTTGCACTGCACACACTCCCTGCAAACTATGTCTGGAATTTCAACATTAGGCAACTCATTCACCATTCTTTTCTGTCCTAGCAGAGACAAATCTTTGAAATTTAAATGCCCAAACCGTAAGTGCCACAGCCATTCCTCCTTACTCTCTGATGCAGTGAAACACTGGTGTTTTACTGCACTCATCACTACTCTGAATGTCCGATTGTGTGACAGCTGAGCCTGCATAATCATTTTCCTCTGTTGGTTGAAACTACTGAGGTTGTTatcctccattttcatcacataGC contains:
- the LOC108340825 gene encoding uncharacterized protein LOC108340825; protein product: MGEGTGEVKRLATESQVRANNNVNPSPPSLSLVQQEYQFLRGPHVNPNNEGTPFPSPNTPDGMTNTDDERRGYHAPIPSHASLPFNGASSHSQLFPLQPSHSVRPLSLLSSSFMSSSIPNLNNPTVPNAPHLISSPCPHARIDNMIPFFEHRNDMFGPLVTSTYRPNGSYVDSDRETTRRALLYGLRQFEAPESEPLQLLPGIMGNGDRVSNAGANTYHPLSDYSATAWFLPQGSRGTNHSAPASSSGTQNHHRPIPQFPSLESLRELPSEIEHPGVFGTSQAFTGLSLETIMQFMEREIFLVDEDVSEETKERCPVCLEEFCRGEDIGKLNSCVHKFHFDCIKEWLMQRNLCPVCRRTALERPNDPSLLYILNN
- the LOC128197341 gene encoding secreted RxLR effector protein 161-like, which codes for MVGCLRYLYNTRPDLSYSVGVISRYMECPRVSHLNAVKRILRYLKGTHSYGILLRRGETGEEVQITSYSDADWCGDKTDKRSTAGYIFFMEGYPISWSSRKEPVVALSSCEAEYIASCEATCQATWLRFLLEGLKIELSEKKVSSGKLEVVHCRSEDQLADILTKALKGERFLKLRKQIGMVQAEIIEDHNRKELKT